In Flavobacteriales bacterium, a single window of DNA contains:
- a CDS encoding helix-turn-helix domain-containing protein, producing the protein MTLEDLIKKVIRETLLEEISKFIPNSSPTEGLRRFISFEQVMELTQMTKQGIFKRIREGRLKVYKPGRRLVFEESDVHQFILKNRKHYGK; encoded by the coding sequence ATGACTCTAGAAGATCTCATAAAAAAAGTAATCCGGGAAACACTCTTAGAAGAAATTTCAAAGTTTATCCCCAACTCCTCCCCTACTGAAGGATTAAGGCGTTTTATCTCCTTTGAACAAGTGATGGAGCTAACGCAAATGACTAAACAAGGAATATTTAAACGCATTAGGGAGGGAAGACTCAAAGTGTATAAACCGGGTCGGCGTTTAGTATTCGAAGAAAGCGATGTACATCAATTTATCCTTAAAAACAGAAAACACTATGGAAAATAA